A window from Aerococcus sp. Group 1 encodes these proteins:
- a CDS encoding glycosyltransferase, with the protein MPNKLKSLIAKIDHHIINNADAVIICTEKRKEQIRGTKPKYLEVIHNTPDSRLNLNESFLKKGSNDRYSLCYVGVLQDGRFLKEIANIISKHRNVELHIGGFGKLEADLTALSKKYENIYFYGKLAYSDTLSLEKQCDLLFALYEPTIPNHIYSAPNKFYEALMLGKPILMFEGTGFDSIINQFSVGKTAEYSYEAVENIVLGFSNGAVPRQFIPKEIQEIYNKHFSWNVMEERLLKLYSNIIEGEQSD; encoded by the coding sequence GTGCCTAATAAATTGAAATCATTAATAGCAAAAATAGATCATCACATTATTAATAATGCAGATGCTGTTATAATTTGCACTGAAAAAAGAAAAGAACAAATTAGAGGGACTAAGCCTAAATATTTAGAAGTGATTCACAATACGCCAGATAGTCGTTTAAATTTGAATGAAAGTTTTCTAAAGAAAGGCAGTAATGATCGTTATTCATTATGCTATGTAGGTGTTTTACAAGATGGAAGGTTTTTAAAAGAAATCGCAAATATTATTTCAAAGCACCGAAATGTTGAACTACATATTGGTGGATTTGGCAAACTAGAAGCTGATCTTACTGCTTTATCAAAGAAATATGAAAATATTTATTTTTATGGAAAATTGGCTTATAGTGATACATTATCCTTAGAAAAGCAATGCGATTTATTATTTGCTCTTTATGAGCCTACTATTCCTAATCATATATATTCAGCTCCTAATAAATTTTATGAAGCTCTTATGTTAGGGAAACCAATATTGATGTTTGAAGGAACAGGTTTCGATAGTATCATTAATCAATTTTCAGTAGGGAAAACGGCGGAATATTCATATGAAGCAGTTGAAAATATAGTCTTAGGTTTCTCAAATGGAGCTGTGCCTAGGCAATTTATACCAAAGGAAATTCAAGAAATATACAATAAACATTTTAGCTGGAATGTGATGGAAGAAAGATTATTAAAATTATATTCGAATATTATAGAGGGTGAGCAAAGTGATTAA
- a CDS encoding glycosyltransferase family 4 protein: protein MIAFIGDFHSNDGVANANKNIKNGIIESKIKNQFLFSKETHPIKRIIEIFKLVYNTEKICFSGITKVNILIIMLAKIFNKKFTIYFMAIQRMNNQLKAFFPQKIKAIKKNELRKYQVVDGIICVSETCAEYIKKELPRLSDKIFYINNPIDTSHWKKEKNNNRDRTAICTTGGGRRIKNNLTIAKAVSKLNAEGYNLSLYVLGSNGPDTELLKEENSVKYLGKHSHEDTIKLFQKLISTSKIHILKHSA, encoded by the coding sequence TTGATTGCATTTATAGGTGATTTTCATTCTAACGATGGTGTAGCTAATGCAAATAAGAATATAAAAAACGGAATCATTGAGTCAAAGATAAAAAATCAATTTCTTTTTTCTAAAGAAACTCATCCTATCAAGCGAATTATTGAAATATTTAAATTAGTGTATAACACTGAAAAAATTTGCTTTTCTGGAATTACTAAGGTGAATATTTTAATTATTATGCTTGCAAAAATTTTCAATAAAAAATTTACTATCTACTTCATGGCTATCCAGCGTATGAACAATCAATTGAAGGCGTTCTTTCCCCAAAAAATTAAAGCAATTAAAAAAAATGAATTAAGAAAGTATCAAGTAGTTGATGGAATTATTTGTGTGTCTGAGACATGTGCTGAGTATATAAAAAAAGAATTACCACGACTAAGTGATAAGATTTTTTATATAAATAATCCCATTGATACTAGTCATTGGAAGAAAGAAAAAAATAATAATAGAGATAGGACGGCTATATGCACTACCGGCGGAGGTAGACGGATAAAAAATAATTTAACGATTGCAAAAGCTGTGTCAAAATTGAATGCCGAAGGCTATAATTTATCCTTATATGTACTGGGCTCTAATGGACCAGATACAGAATTATTGAAAGAAGAAAATAGCGTCAAATATCTTGGAAAGCATTCGCATGAAGATACAATTAAACTTTTTCAAAAACTAATATCTACATCCAAAATTCATATTTTGAAACATTCGGCCTAG
- a CDS encoding glycosyltransferase: MQNSYFETFGLAVLEALFNGNNLLISKNVGARDVLENLQNSDVINDNQNIEEITEKIKNILVNSNNRRLYNGLNQEKISPENVAYDLYDILKR; the protein is encoded by the coding sequence ATCCAAAATTCATATTTTGAAACATTCGGCCTAGCAGTACTTGAAGCGCTATTTAATGGAAATAATTTATTAATTTCTAAGAATGTTGGTGCAAGAGACGTGCTAGAAAATCTGCAAAATTCAGATGTTATAAATGATAATCAAAATATTGAGGAAATTACAGAAAAGATTAAAAATATTTTAGTGAATAGTAATAATAGAAGATTATATAATGGGTTAAATCAAGAAAAGATTTCTCCTGAAAATGTAGCCTATGATTTATATGATATTTTAAAGAGATGA
- a CDS encoding glycosyltransferase family A protein — translation MPVYNVENYLKRSINSILNQDFQDWELIIVNDGSKDNSREICEEFANRDNRIKLINQKNQGSGVAREKALENAKGDYIVFIDPDDFTADNSLTEINAIIDNYKKRLILYFVVITKSLKIRLAKMLQ, via the coding sequence ATGCCAGTCTATAATGTTGAAAATTATTTAAAGCGCTCAATCAATAGCATTCTGAACCAAGATTTTCAAGATTGGGAGTTAATAATTGTTAATGACGGGTCTAAAGACAATTCAAGAGAAATTTGCGAAGAGTTTGCTAATAGAGATAATAGAATCAAACTAATTAATCAGAAGAACCAGGGATCTGGTGTAGCTAGGGAAAAAGCCTTAGAAAATGCAAAGGGAGATTATATTGTATTTATTGATCCTGATGATTTCACCGCAGATAATTCTTTGACCGAAATCAACGCTATCATTGATAATTATAAAAAACGCTTGATATTATATTTTGTGGTTATAACGAAATCACTAAAAATAAGGCTGGCAAAAATGTTACAATAG